Proteins co-encoded in one Prevotella sp. E13-27 genomic window:
- a CDS encoding DUF4062 domain-containing protein: MYQERNHIKVFVSSTVYDFESQLDMVYSTLDG, translated from the coding sequence ATGTATCAAGAAAGGAACCATATAAAGGTGTTCGTATCATCAACGGTGTATGACTTTGAGTCACAGTTGGACATGGTGTACTCTACACTGGACGGCTAA
- a CDS encoding DUF1016 N-terminal domain-containing protein: MANEIVETKAIEQVSDSLYKGVSDIIDNARQEVVVYVNKHSDLMFWHIGHYINEDMGYKQYSAYGSKILATLSQRLTARYGKGYTYTAVTRMMKVARFYSDEEMFATLSQTLTWSHFLELVTIEDNNKRLFYQQMGIAEHWSVRQLRDKQDEMAYERSLIAVKPEDEIVKTLEKVTPTHMEPDVVLRNSYVLDFLGLNGYYSEEELEDAIAKQLEAFILELE, encoded by the coding sequence ATGGCAAACGAAATAGTAGAAACGAAAGCAATTGAGCAGGTAAGTGATAGCCTATATAAGGGAGTATCCGACATTATTGACAATGCACGGCAAGAGGTTGTTGTGTATGTGAACAAGCATTCTGACTTGATGTTCTGGCATATAGGCCATTATATTAATGAGGATATGGGCTACAAGCAGTATTCTGCCTATGGCAGCAAAATTCTTGCGACACTGTCGCAAAGATTGACTGCACGTTATGGCAAAGGATATACCTATACTGCTGTCACAAGGATGATGAAAGTCGCTCGATTTTATAGCGACGAAGAAATGTTTGCGACACTGTCGCAAACATTAACGTGGAGTCATTTTTTGGAACTCGTTACCATAGAAGATAATAACAAGCGATTGTTCTATCAACAGATGGGCATTGCTGAGCATTGGAGTGTCAGGCAGTTACGAGATAAACAGGATGAGATGGCGTACGAACGTTCTCTGATAGCTGTAAAACCTGAAGATGAGATAGTGAAGACTCTTGAGAAGGTGACTCCAACCCACATGGAGCCAGATGTAGTGCTACGCAATTCATACGTGCTGGATTTCCTGGGACTGAACGGCTACTATTCTGAAGAAGAACTGGAAGATGCTATCGCCAAACAGCTAGAAGCTTTTATCCTTGAGCTTGAATAA
- a CDS encoding DUF1016 domain-containing protein, with the protein MERQKRFTIDGTDYYLDLLFYHRKLKCLIAIDLKLGKFKPQYKGQMELYLKYLQKYDMQPDENPPIGLLLCSEGNTEHIELMMLNEDHIKVAQYLTCLPDKQWFIDKLNRSILIAKEYNDNR; encoded by the coding sequence CTGGAGCGTCAGAAACGTTTTACAATTGATGGCACAGACTATTATCTTGATTTGCTTTTCTATCATCGAAAGCTGAAGTGCCTGATAGCTATTGACCTCAAACTTGGAAAATTCAAGCCTCAATATAAAGGGCAGATGGAATTATATCTCAAATACCTGCAGAAATATGATATGCAACCAGATGAGAATCCACCTATCGGTCTTCTGCTATGCAGCGAAGGTAATACAGAACATATTGAGCTGATGATGCTGAACGAGGATCACATCAAAGTGGCTCAATACCTTACCTGCTTACCAGATAAACAGTGGTTTATTGACAAACTCAATCGTTCAATACTCATTGCTAAGGAATATAATGACAATCGCTAA
- a CDS encoding DNA/RNA non-specific endonuclease, with protein MSMKYALLPVFAMFAMYAQAQSFINIQYKNGTVTSINVDDVQEITFTKAEKGTADNPYTVAELLVACQGLETDALLKDGAEVYARGIITKVKEMSTQYGNATYYIADSQVGYEQFTVYRGSLVNRAPVTVGDELAVGDTVVVCGQVKNYRGTTLEFIQGNYLVSLKKYNSEETLRSVLKRLEFPMRQGGDNNLIVVHTAKLNDETGEEGVNYSVEWDTNKHAQRWSCYQMYESVMARLVSRYQGGYPNDVFLPLAYHLDPDPYVRSGYDHGHILPSADRMASAQSNEQTFYMTNMHPQVHAFNAGLWEKMEDQVRTWAERFDTLYVCKGGTIDKEENIIGYLGADANMIPVPKYFFMALLGKSSTGYTAVGLWVEHRDDYPSNASVSNYLVNIRDLEQKTGLDFFHNLPDTVEEQVETLPVSNLKNVWGM; from the coding sequence ATGTCAATGAAGTATGCTCTGCTGCCTGTTTTTGCTATGTTTGCAATGTATGCACAGGCACAATCGTTTATCAACATACAATATAAGAACGGAACTGTCACATCGATAAATGTCGATGACGTCCAGGAGATAACCTTCACAAAGGCTGAGAAGGGAACTGCCGACAATCCTTATACTGTGGCAGAACTGCTCGTTGCCTGTCAAGGGCTGGAGACTGACGCACTGTTGAAAGACGGTGCGGAAGTTTATGCTCGTGGCATCATCACCAAGGTGAAGGAGATGTCCACACAATATGGTAATGCCACGTATTATATCGCCGACAGTCAAGTGGGTTATGAACAGTTCACTGTGTATAGAGGGTCGCTTGTGAACAGGGCGCCAGTGACGGTGGGCGATGAGCTTGCCGTAGGTGATACTGTGGTGGTTTGTGGACAGGTGAAAAACTATCGTGGTACAACGCTCGAATTTATTCAGGGCAACTATCTGGTCAGCCTTAAGAAATATAATTCTGAGGAAACTCTGAGGTCTGTGTTGAAACGTCTTGAATTTCCTATGAGACAGGGAGGTGACAACAACCTCATTGTTGTTCACACAGCGAAACTCAATGATGAGACTGGTGAAGAGGGCGTGAACTATTCCGTAGAGTGGGATACCAACAAGCATGCTCAGCGCTGGAGCTGCTATCAGATGTACGAGAGCGTGATGGCCAGATTGGTATCTCGTTACCAGGGTGGCTATCCTAACGATGTATTCCTCCCATTGGCTTATCATCTCGATCCAGACCCATACGTCAGGTCTGGCTATGATCACGGACATATACTGCCTTCTGCAGACAGAATGGCATCGGCACAGTCTAACGAACAGACGTTCTATATGACAAACATGCATCCACAGGTTCATGCTTTCAACGCTGGATTATGGGAGAAGATGGAAGATCAGGTGCGTACATGGGCCGAACGTTTCGACACACTCTATGTATGTAAGGGCGGAACCATAGATAAGGAAGAAAATATCATAGGATATCTGGGCGCTGATGCGAACATGATTCCTGTGCCGAAATATTTCTTCATGGCACTTCTTGGCAAGAGCTCTACTGGTTACACAGCCGTAGGTCTGTGGGTGGAACATCGCGACGACTACCCATCTAACGCCTCTGTAAGCAACTATTTGGTAAATATCCGTGATTTGGAACAGAAGACTGGCCTTGACTTCTTCCATAATCTGCCAGATACAGTGGAAGAACAGGTGGAAACACTTCCTGTCTCTAATTTGAAGAATGTCTGGGGGATGTAG
- a CDS encoding type B 50S ribosomal protein L31, whose translation MKKGIHPENYRPVVFKDMSNGDMFLTKSTAKTNDTVEFEGETYPVVKVEISSSSHPFYTGKSKLVDTAGRVDKFMSRYGKASKK comes from the coding sequence ATGAAAAAAGGTATTCATCCAGAAAACTATCGCCCCGTCGTGTTCAAGGACATGTCTAACGGCGATATGTTCCTTACGAAGTCTACTGCAAAGACAAACGATACTGTAGAGTTCGAAGGCGAAACTTACCCAGTGGTAAAAGTTGAAATCTCAAGTAGCTCACACCCATTCTACACAGGTAAGAGCAAGCTCGTTGACACCGCAGGTCGTGTTGATAAGTTCATGAGCCGTTACGGTAAGGCTTCGAAGAAATAA
- a CDS encoding DNA/RNA non-specific endonuclease: protein MKMNRNLFVSVCMLLAAALCVVSCSKDDDEDGGSSEANVNRNDVSHEPLLGRLEFPSVKKGTSMVIIHKTSDAYSKGVNYAVEWDSEKKSSRWTCYQMIYKDNMKFTGGAGRANEFKEDPDLPQSLRLADTNAAYKGSGFTRGHICPSADRQYSVAANAQTYYFTNIQPQYYNFNAGDNYTSAWVRLENKVRDWAKVSTTDTLYVVKGGTIEDSQLLMKVKDELRVPKYFFVALLAKNKQGYKAIGFWMEHKSTAYTGQESLGGYAVNIHSLEARTGIDFFCNLPDKTEKEVEELPVENCRKAWGI, encoded by the coding sequence ATGAAAATGAACCGTAACCTTTTCGTGAGTGTGTGCATGCTGCTAGCAGCAGCGCTGTGTGTGGTGTCATGCTCAAAGGATGATGATGAAGACGGCGGCTCTTCTGAGGCTAATGTGAACCGCAACGACGTAAGTCATGAGCCATTGCTCGGTAGACTGGAGTTCCCGAGTGTGAAAAAAGGTACGTCTATGGTTATTATCCATAAGACATCGGATGCTTATTCTAAAGGTGTGAACTATGCCGTAGAATGGGACTCGGAAAAGAAATCATCACGTTGGACCTGCTATCAGATGATATATAAGGACAATATGAAATTCACAGGTGGTGCAGGGCGTGCTAACGAATTCAAGGAAGATCCAGACCTGCCTCAGTCGCTGCGTCTGGCTGATACTAATGCGGCATATAAAGGCTCAGGTTTTACTCGTGGCCATATCTGTCCGTCTGCTGACCGTCAGTATTCTGTTGCTGCAAATGCACAGACATATTACTTCACTAACATTCAGCCACAGTATTATAATTTCAATGCTGGTGACAATTATACCAGTGCGTGGGTAAGACTCGAGAATAAGGTGCGTGACTGGGCTAAGGTTTCAACAACAGACACTCTCTATGTTGTTAAGGGTGGTACTATCGAGGACAGTCAGCTGTTGATGAAGGTGAAGGACGAACTGCGTGTGCCGAAATATTTCTTTGTCGCGCTGTTGGCGAAAAACAAGCAAGGGTATAAGGCAATAGGCTTCTGGATGGAACATAAGTCAACTGCATACACCGGTCAGGAGTCGCTTGGCGGCTATGCTGTTAATATTCATTCTCTTGAGGCACGCACAGGAATAGACTTCTTCTGTAATCTGCCTGATAAAACAGAGAAAGAAGTAGAGGAACTACCTGTAGAGAATTGCCGAAAGGCATGGGGAATTTGA
- a CDS encoding glutathione peroxidase codes for MRTIYDFSVKDRKGKEVSLREYANEVVLIVNTATKCGFTPQYEELEKLYEKYRSQDFVILDFPCNQFGQQAPGTDESIHEFCKLNFGTEFPRFKKVKVNGDDAEPLFKYLQEMKGFAGWDMEHPIAHILDDMLSKEDPNYKEKPDIKWNFTKFLIDKNGMVVARFEPTEKIENIAAKIEELLK; via the coding sequence ATGAGAACAATTTATGATTTCTCTGTCAAGGACAGAAAAGGTAAGGAGGTTTCGCTCCGTGAGTATGCTAATGAAGTAGTGCTTATCGTAAATACGGCTACAAAGTGCGGATTCACGCCACAGTATGAAGAGCTTGAGAAACTCTACGAGAAATATCGTTCACAGGATTTTGTCATTCTTGACTTCCCATGTAATCAGTTCGGTCAGCAGGCTCCTGGCACTGACGAGTCTATTCACGAGTTCTGTAAGCTGAACTTCGGCACAGAGTTCCCACGCTTCAAGAAGGTGAAGGTAAATGGTGACGATGCTGAGCCTCTGTTCAAGTATCTGCAGGAGATGAAGGGCTTCGCTGGTTGGGACATGGAGCATCCTATCGCCCATATCCTCGATGATATGCTCTCCAAGGAAGACCCCAACTACAAGGAGAAACCAGATATCAAGTGGAACTTCACAAAGTTCCTCATTGACAAGAATGGTATGGTAGTGGCACGTTTCGAGCCAACTGAGAAAATCGAGAATATTGCAGCAAAGATTGAAGAACTGCTGAAATAA
- the trxB gene encoding thioredoxin-disulfide reductase has translation MERVKCLIIGSGPAGYTAAIYASRANLSPVEYCGLQPGGQLTQTTEVENFPGYPQGVDGNQMMMDLREQAARFGTDIRDGEIVRVDFSARPYKAWDDNDRELSCDTVIIATGASAKYLGLDDERKYNGMGVSACATCDGFFYRKKTVAVVGGGDTACEDALYLSGLCKKVYLIVRKPFLRASKVMQQRVMEHENIEILFEHNTVGLFGEDGVEGAHLVKRKGEADEQMVDIAIDGFFLAIGHKPNTDIFKEWLDTDEVGYLKKIDGTPRTKLAGVFVAGDCADPVYRQAISAAGTGCQAAIEAERFLLETEK, from the coding sequence ATGGAAAGAGTAAAGTGTCTAATCATAGGTAGCGGTCCTGCCGGATATACCGCTGCCATCTACGCTTCAAGAGCAAACCTCTCGCCAGTGGAGTATTGCGGTCTGCAACCAGGCGGTCAGCTCACCCAGACCACTGAGGTGGAGAACTTCCCTGGCTATCCTCAGGGTGTCGATGGCAATCAGATGATGATGGATTTGCGCGAGCAGGCAGCACGCTTCGGCACAGACATACGCGATGGTGAGATAGTACGAGTGGATTTCTCGGCTCGTCCTTATAAGGCATGGGATGACAATGACCGTGAGCTGTCATGTGACACGGTAATCATTGCCACAGGTGCCTCAGCAAAATATCTCGGACTCGACGATGAGCGTAAGTATAACGGCATGGGCGTGTCTGCATGTGCTACCTGCGACGGCTTCTTCTATCGTAAGAAAACTGTGGCAGTGGTAGGCGGCGGCGATACAGCATGCGAGGACGCACTCTACCTTAGCGGACTCTGCAAGAAGGTCTATCTCATTGTTCGCAAGCCTTTCCTGCGTGCATCTAAGGTGATGCAGCAGCGAGTGATGGAGCACGAGAACATTGAGATCCTCTTTGAGCACAACACCGTTGGACTGTTTGGAGAGGATGGCGTAGAGGGTGCTCATCTCGTGAAGCGTAAGGGCGAAGCCGACGAGCAGATGGTTGACATTGCTATCGACGGATTCTTCCTCGCCATAGGCCATAAGCCTAACACCGACATCTTCAAGGAGTGGCTCGATACCGATGAAGTGGGCTATCTGAAGAAGATTGACGGCACTCCACGCACAAAGCTGGCAGGCGTGTTCGTTGCAGGCGACTGTGCCGACCCTGTCTATCGTCAGGCTATCTCAGCTGCTGGCACAGGTTGCCAGGCAGCCATTGAGGCCGAGAGGTTCCTGTTGGAAACCGAGAAATAG
- a CDS encoding MFS transporter has protein sequence MNSEERLWNRNYCKVMAANFSLFFAFYVLTPLLPLYLSEHFGATKDVIGLVLSGYTITALLLRPFSGYFVDSFPRKTVLMVCFGAFAIFFAGYLAASTLLLFTIVRTLHGGPFGALTVANSTVAIDVLPSSRRTEGIGFYGLSNNLAMAIAPTIGIFIYSITNSFDLLFWIALAVACIGWGIDATVTLSGKEVVKNKSKLSLDRFFLTRGWLLGLNMVAFGFCFGVLSNYLAIYGKETLGISGGTGTYFMLCSIGLMLSRIQGGKALRAGRLTYNAASGMVISLVGYTLFILLPTLDSSLTFVGYYGSAILIGLGNGHMWPAFQNMTICVAQNNQRGTANSTILISWDIGMGLGILLGGIIAELLGYDMAFWTVAFVNAVGVATFFMATRTFFLSRNLNPTVR, from the coding sequence ATGAATAGTGAAGAGCGGTTGTGGAACCGTAACTACTGTAAGGTGATGGCAGCGAATTTTTCGCTGTTCTTCGCCTTTTATGTTCTTACTCCGCTTCTGCCGCTCTATCTCAGTGAACATTTCGGCGCAACGAAGGATGTTATAGGACTGGTGCTCTCGGGCTATACCATAACAGCGCTGCTGCTGCGTCCGTTCAGCGGATATTTCGTTGACTCCTTCCCTCGAAAGACAGTGTTGATGGTGTGCTTCGGAGCTTTCGCAATATTCTTTGCAGGCTATCTGGCGGCATCAACCCTGCTGCTGTTCACCATTGTCAGAACACTTCATGGCGGACCTTTTGGGGCGCTGACAGTTGCCAACTCAACGGTAGCCATCGACGTGCTGCCGTCCAGCAGGAGAACAGAGGGTATAGGCTTCTATGGACTTAGCAACAACCTCGCTATGGCAATAGCCCCAACGATAGGCATCTTCATCTATAGCATCACCAACAGTTTCGACCTGCTGTTCTGGATAGCCCTTGCAGTGGCATGTATAGGGTGGGGGATAGACGCCACGGTGACACTTTCTGGCAAGGAGGTGGTGAAAAACAAGTCTAAGCTGTCACTCGACCGCTTCTTTCTCACTCGCGGATGGCTGTTAGGACTGAATATGGTGGCTTTTGGCTTCTGCTTCGGAGTGCTGAGCAACTATCTCGCCATCTATGGTAAGGAGACACTCGGCATATCCGGTGGCACGGGCACATACTTCATGCTCTGCTCGATAGGACTCATGCTCAGCCGGATACAGGGAGGCAAAGCATTGCGTGCCGGAAGGCTCACATATAATGCTGCCAGTGGTATGGTAATCTCCTTAGTGGGATACACCTTGTTTATATTATTGCCCACCTTGGACTCATCCTTAACTTTCGTAGGCTACTATGGTTCGGCAATACTAATAGGTTTGGGCAACGGTCACATGTGGCCCGCCTTCCAGAATATGACCATCTGTGTGGCACAAAACAACCAGCGTGGCACGGCAAATTCAACAATACTTATATCGTGGGACATAGGCATGGGACTGGGCATACTCCTCGGAGGTATCATCGCAGAGCTTCTTGGCTATGACATGGCATTCTGGACAGTAGCATTCGTCAATGCTGTAGGTGTGGCAACCTTCTTCATGGCGACCAGGACTTTCTTCTTGAGCAGAAACCTCAACCCAACAGTAAGATAA
- the era gene encoding GTPase Era — MKHKAGFVNIVGNPNVGKSTLMNQLVGERISIATFKAQTTRHRIMGIVNTDDMQIVFSDTPGVLKPNYKLQESMLAFSESALADADVLLYVTDVVENPEKNMDFLEKVQKMTIPVLLLINKIDESDQKQLGDIVEKWHSLLPNAEILPISAKNKFGVDILMKRIKELLPESPAFFDKDQLTDKPARFFVSEIIREKILLYYDKEVPYSVEVVVERFKEDDRQIHINAVIYVERDSQKGIIIGHQGTALKKVSTEARRTLEKFFDKHIYLEIFVKVDKDWRSSKKELDNFGYNPD; from the coding sequence ATGAAGCACAAAGCAGGATTCGTAAACATCGTAGGAAACCCCAACGTGGGAAAGTCAACACTCATGAACCAGTTGGTTGGTGAGCGTATCTCCATTGCAACATTCAAGGCACAGACAACGCGCCATCGTATCATGGGCATTGTAAATACCGATGACATGCAGATAGTCTTCAGCGATACTCCAGGAGTGCTGAAGCCTAACTATAAGTTGCAGGAGTCAATGCTTGCCTTCTCAGAGTCAGCCCTTGCTGATGCCGATGTGCTGCTTTATGTCACTGACGTGGTGGAGAATCCAGAGAAGAACATGGATTTCCTCGAGAAGGTTCAGAAGATGACCATACCTGTCCTGCTGCTCATTAACAAGATTGACGAGAGCGACCAGAAACAGCTTGGCGACATAGTGGAGAAATGGCACTCGCTGCTGCCTAATGCAGAGATACTCCCTATCTCGGCAAAGAATAAGTTCGGCGTTGACATTCTTATGAAACGCATAAAGGAGCTGCTCCCTGAGAGTCCTGCTTTCTTCGACAAGGACCAGCTCACCGACAAGCCTGCCCGCTTCTTCGTCTCTGAGATTATTCGCGAGAAGATTCTTCTTTATTATGACAAGGAGGTGCCCTATTCCGTTGAGGTTGTAGTGGAGCGTTTCAAGGAAGACGATCGCCAGATTCACATCAATGCTGTCATCTATGTTGAGCGCGATTCGCAGAAAGGCATCATCATTGGCCATCAGGGCACAGCTCTGAAGAAAGTCTCTACCGAAGCCCGTAGGACACTCGAGAAATTCTTCGACAAGCACATCTACCTCGAGATTTTCGTAAAGGTAGATAAAGACTGGCGCTCATCGAAGAAAGAACTCGATAACTTCGGCTATAATCCGGATTAA
- the der gene encoding ribosome biogenesis GTPase Der, with amino-acid sequence MGNLVAIVGRPNVGKSTLFNRLTNSRQAIVSDEAGTTRDRQYGKCEWSGREFSVVDTGGWVVNSDDIFEEEIRKQVIIATEEADLVLFVCDIKNGVTDWDMDVAQILRRAKLPTILVANKADDAKDLYGQYDFFKLGLGDPYPVSAATGSGTGDLLDKVLEVLPEKSGDNLEEGIPRFAVVGRPNAGKSSLINAFIGEDRHIVTDIAGTTRDSIYTRYDKFGFDFYLVDTAGIRRKNKVTEDLEFYSVMRSIRAIENSDVCILMIDATRGIEAQDMNIFQLIQKNNKSLVVVVNKWDLVEEKSQIVIDTFENAIRKRMAPFVDFPIIFASALTKQRIFKVLETAKEVYLNRKVKIGTSKLNEVMLPIVEATPPPSIKGKYIKIKYVSQVPDTQIPTFIFYANLPQYIKEPYKRFLENKIRENWNLTGSPINVFVRQK; translated from the coding sequence ATGGGAAATTTAGTTGCTATTGTAGGCCGTCCTAACGTGGGTAAGTCTACATTATTTAATCGTTTGACAAACAGCCGCCAGGCTATCGTCAGTGACGAAGCCGGTACGACTCGCGACCGCCAGTACGGTAAGTGCGAATGGAGCGGACGTGAGTTCTCTGTCGTTGATACAGGCGGATGGGTTGTCAACAGTGATGACATCTTTGAAGAAGAAATACGCAAGCAGGTAATCATTGCCACTGAAGAGGCCGACTTGGTGCTCTTCGTTTGTGATATTAAGAATGGAGTTACTGACTGGGACATGGATGTAGCTCAGATTCTGCGTCGTGCAAAACTGCCAACAATCCTTGTGGCAAACAAGGCCGATGACGCAAAAGACCTCTATGGACAGTACGATTTCTTCAAGCTCGGACTTGGAGATCCATATCCTGTCAGTGCTGCCACTGGCAGTGGTACTGGCGACCTTCTTGACAAGGTTCTTGAGGTGCTGCCTGAGAAGTCTGGCGACAACCTTGAAGAGGGCATACCCCGTTTTGCTGTCGTAGGTCGTCCAAACGCAGGTAAGTCAAGTCTCATCAATGCATTCATTGGCGAAGACCGTCACATCGTGACTGATATTGCAGGCACCACGCGCGACTCCATCTATACTCGCTACGATAAGTTCGGTTTCGACTTCTATCTTGTTGATACTGCTGGTATCCGCCGTAAGAACAAGGTGACTGAGGATTTGGAGTTCTATTCTGTTATGCGTTCAATTCGTGCCATTGAAAACTCTGATGTGTGCATCCTGATGATTGATGCTACACGTGGCATAGAGGCTCAGGACATGAATATCTTCCAGCTCATACAGAAGAATAATAAGAGTCTTGTTGTAGTGGTAAACAAATGGGATCTCGTGGAGGAGAAGTCTCAGATTGTCATTGATACCTTCGAGAATGCTATCCGCAAGCGCATGGCTCCATTTGTTGACTTCCCCATCATCTTTGCTTCAGCGCTCACCAAACAGCGCATCTTCAAGGTGCTGGAGACTGCAAAGGAAGTCTATCTGAACCGCAAGGTGAAGATTGGCACATCCAAGCTTAACGAGGTGATGCTCCCCATCGTTGAGGCTACACCACCGCCATCAATCAAGGGCAAGTATATCAAGATAAAGTATGTGAGTCAGGTGCCTGACACGCAGATTCCTACTTTCATATTCTATGCAAACCTGCCACAGTATATAAAAGAGCCATACAAGCGTTTCCTTGAAAACAAGATTCGCGAGAACTGGAATCTCACAGGTTCGCCAATAAATGTATTTGTTCGTCAGAAATGA
- a CDS encoding ABC transporter ATP-binding protein: MIEVKDLHKSFEEKEVLKGISTVFEDGKTNLIIGQSGSGKTVLMKNLVGLFDPTSGQILYDGRDFVQMTKKEKVLMRREMGMIFQSAALFDSMTVLENVMFPLDMFSDMTLRDRTKRAMDCLARVNLVGAEQKYPGEISGGMQKRVAIARAIALNPKYLFCDEPNSGLDPKTSLVIDELLHSITHEFNMTTIINTHDMNSVMGIGENIVFIYEGHKEWQGVSADIMGSTNKRLTDFIFASDLLKEMREAIRVKR; the protein is encoded by the coding sequence ATGATTGAAGTAAAAGACCTACATAAATCGTTTGAGGAGAAAGAGGTTCTCAAAGGCATCTCCACAGTCTTTGAAGACGGAAAGACCAACCTCATCATTGGACAGAGCGGCAGTGGAAAGACTGTTTTGATGAAGAACCTCGTGGGACTGTTTGACCCAACGAGCGGACAGATACTCTACGACGGACGCGACTTCGTACAGATGACAAAGAAAGAGAAGGTGCTCATGCGCCGCGAGATGGGCATGATATTCCAGAGTGCTGCTCTCTTTGACTCGATGACCGTACTTGAAAACGTGATGTTCCCACTCGACATGTTCTCAGACATGACGCTACGCGACCGTACTAAGCGAGCAATGGACTGTCTGGCACGTGTGAACCTCGTTGGAGCCGAGCAGAAATATCCTGGTGAGATATCGGGTGGTATGCAGAAGCGCGTTGCCATAGCACGTGCCATAGCCCTGAACCCAAAGTATCTCTTCTGCGACGAACCGAACTCTGGTCTTGACCCTAAGACATCGCTGGTAATAGATGAGCTGTTGCACAGCATCACTCACGAGTTCAACATGACGACCATCATAAACACCCACGACATGAACTCAGTGATGGGCATTGGTGAGAACATTGTCTTCATCTACGAGGGACACAAGGAGTGGCAGGGAGTGTCGGCCGACATCATGGGCTCAACAAACAAACGTCTCACTGACTTCATCTTCGCCAGCGATCTGCTGAAAGAGATGAGAGAAGCGATACGAGTCAAGAGGTGA
- a CDS encoding MlaE family ABC transporter permease, which produces MMIYKWLTAFGRYLILMGRTFSVPERFRMFWKQYIKEMAQLGVNSIGIVLLISFFIGAVICIQMKLNIESPWMPRWVAGYTTREIMLLEFSSSIMCLILAGKVGSNIASEIGTMRVTQQIDALDIMGVNSACYLILPKIMGMLTIMPFLVIFSSVMGIIGAYGTAYIGHIMPPDDLTAGLQHDFQAWFVWMSIIKSLFFAFIISSVPSYFGYTVEGGSVNVGKASTDAVVSSSALILFSDVFLTQLLS; this is translated from the coding sequence ATGATGATTTACAAATGGCTTACAGCCTTCGGACGCTATCTGATTCTTATGGGCAGGACATTTTCCGTGCCTGAGCGTTTCCGCATGTTCTGGAAGCAATATATCAAGGAGATGGCACAGCTTGGCGTCAACTCGATAGGCATAGTGCTGCTCATCTCGTTCTTCATAGGTGCCGTGATTTGTATTCAGATGAAGCTGAACATTGAGAGTCCTTGGATGCCTCGCTGGGTGGCAGGCTACACCACTCGAGAGATTATGCTCCTTGAGTTCTCAAGTTCAATAATGTGTCTTATCCTGGCAGGAAAGGTAGGCTCGAACATTGCCTCTGAGATAGGCACGATGCGTGTGACACAGCAGATTGACGCGCTCGACATCATGGGTGTGAACTCAGCCTGCTATCTCATTCTGCCAAAGATAATGGGCATGCTGACAATAATGCCGTTCCTTGTTATCTTCTCATCGGTGATGGGCATCATAGGAGCTTACGGCACAGCCTACATAGGTCATATCATGCCGCCCGACGACCTCACGGCAGGACTGCAGCACGACTTCCAGGCATGGTTTGTGTGGATGTCAATAATAAAGAGCCTGTTCTTTGCATTCATCATATCCAGTGTACCATCATATTTCGGATATACTGTTGAAGGTGGCTCAGTAAACGTGGGTAAGGCATCGACAGATGCTGTCGTGTCATCGAGCGCACTCATCCTGTTCAGTGATGTATTCTTAACACAACTGCTATCATGA